In Ostrea edulis chromosome 6, xbOstEdul1.1, whole genome shotgun sequence, a single window of DNA contains:
- the LOC125646590 gene encoding uncharacterized protein LOC125646590: protein MAEPTKEEKDAKEIKRSFELLDVNNDGRISVSEVIRGTQVHGLNPTSKEADEMISELDISGNGYVEFEEYEKFMKKELKKLDYEETLFLNAFKKFDKDGNGFVSFEELKKALCGSGDRMSDDDVRYFFEEADLNNDGKIDYKEFVKWFSTM, encoded by the exons ATGGCAGAGCCTACAAAAGAAGAGAAAGACGCAAAag AAATTAAACGATCTTTTGAACTCCTCGATGTCAATAATGATGGGCGAATATCAGTGTCTGAAGTTATCAGGGGGACCCAGGTTCATGGACTGAATCCAACGAGCAAAGAGGCCGATGAAATGATATCTGAACTAGACATCAGTG GAAATGGCTATGTTGAATTCGAAGAATACGAAAAGTTTATGAAAAAGGAACTTAAAAAACTGGATTATGAGGAAACCCTGTTTTTGAacgcttttaaaaaatttgacaaaGACGGCAATGGATTTGTGTCATTTGAAGAATTGAAGAAAGCTCTCTGTGGTTCGGGTGACAGGATGTCAGACGATGACGTCAGGTATTTCTTTGAGGAAGCAGATCTCAACAACGACGGGAAAATAGACTACAAAG AATTCGTAAAATGGTTTTCAACCATGTAA